A genomic region of Gemmata massiliana contains the following coding sequences:
- the lpxB gene encoding lipid-A-disaccharide synthase, whose translation MKLFLSAGEPSGDLHGSNLIHSIRAAQPDAQITAFGGERIRAAGAQLLYPLANFAVMGIKNVVRELPTFFHIGDLGIRHIRTQKPDAVVMIDYPGFHLALAKRIRDFGVPTYFFVPPQIWAWRQGRVRTVRKYFTGVLTALPFEDDWYRARGVNTHYIGHPYFDELAQQQLDPGFMAQERAKPGVRVAILPGSRNSEVAGNAAMMLAAAQKVHAARPDARFLVAAFNSRQADAVRAILPPGLPVEVCVGRTPEIIELAEACIAVSGSVSLELMYRAKPTVVVYRVGPVASWVLYQIIKARYMSLVNLLLNEELFPEFATSRDKSSEIAGHVLGWLNDPSRRAAVVDRLVELRSRAAVPGACDRAAAFLLGASKEAQVRRAA comes from the coding sequence ATGAAGCTGTTTCTCAGTGCCGGGGAGCCGAGCGGCGATCTGCACGGCTCCAATCTCATTCATTCCATTCGTGCCGCACAACCCGACGCACAAATCACCGCATTCGGTGGCGAGCGAATCCGCGCCGCGGGCGCGCAGCTCCTCTACCCGCTCGCGAACTTCGCGGTGATGGGCATCAAGAACGTCGTGCGCGAGTTGCCCACGTTCTTTCACATCGGCGATTTGGGCATCCGCCACATCCGCACGCAGAAGCCCGACGCGGTGGTGATGATCGATTACCCCGGCTTCCACCTGGCACTGGCCAAACGCATTCGCGATTTCGGCGTGCCGACCTATTTCTTCGTTCCGCCGCAAATTTGGGCGTGGCGCCAGGGTCGCGTGCGGACCGTGCGGAAGTACTTCACTGGCGTATTGACCGCGCTCCCGTTTGAGGACGACTGGTACCGCGCACGCGGTGTTAACACGCACTACATCGGGCACCCGTATTTCGACGAACTCGCGCAGCAACAACTCGATCCCGGTTTCATGGCTCAGGAGCGAGCCAAGCCCGGTGTGCGCGTCGCGATTCTTCCCGGGTCGCGCAATAGTGAGGTCGCGGGGAACGCCGCAATGATGCTCGCCGCGGCGCAGAAGGTCCACGCGGCCCGACCCGACGCCCGGTTCCTGGTCGCGGCGTTCAATTCGCGCCAGGCCGACGCCGTTCGCGCGATCCTCCCACCGGGGCTGCCGGTCGAGGTCTGTGTTGGGCGCACACCGGAGATCATCGAACTGGCCGAAGCCTGTATCGCGGTGTCCGGTTCCGTGAGTTTGGAGCTGATGTACCGGGCGAAGCCGACGGTGGTGGTATACCGCGTCGGGCCGGTCGCGTCGTGGGTGCTGTACCAGATCATCAAAGCGCGGTACATGTCGCTGGTGAACCTGCTGTTGAACGAAGAGCTGTTCCCGGAATTCGCGACCTCGCGCGACAAGTCGTCTGAGATCGCGGGGCACGTGCTCGGGTGGCTGAACGACCCGTCGCGCCGGGCGGCTGTTGTCGATCGACTCGTGGAACTGCGGTCGCGTGCGGCAGTGCCCGGCGCGTGCGACCGCGCTGCGGCGTTCTTGTTGGGCGCGTCGAAGGAAGCACAAGTTCGGCGCGCTGCGTAG
- a CDS encoding DUF4384 domain-containing protein yields the protein MSRAVAALVLFLSPPFVFGATPEHRVNGDLAIRARDILKRYCAECHTGSLDPGASKLKLMDHKQVVSKAPPIPFATPDGRSLILNLVKDGSMPPANRPGPNADEIEILEKWVSAKAPAYPIAFDESTTLTTIADDFASASEAVKAGEPGEYLRYVSFAHLIKDKESLPNLIVAEQQLRDALALATGNPASLEPIDATATTFRIDIRKLGWHTNDLFNKMEGRTVGGVFRFQLFDLILLEYPHARELAANDPLATRLTKLIARGSQIRPVPYIRADWLAGALVDGNLLSRALGRSWELTPLAVDLKALVALERGLAQKAEELVGPVAKPFARARSVAVPETAEGRAPIPLSAWYVGDVTPAKPPFVLKAELVVDNKVVTRVKEGESFQLRVSCDRTVFFTLLMIQADGDVRMQALQGGTVLKADTERTLTPNGKGFVISSILTGGDTGTEYFVLLASETEFPLPTVIQSKHPERPVRRFLLNPTAKEAFDPNAMVRRLVPIEITSK from the coding sequence ATGTCTCGTGCCGTCGCCGCGCTCGTTTTGTTCCTGTCCCCCCCGTTCGTCTTCGGAGCGACGCCGGAACACCGCGTGAACGGCGACCTCGCGATCCGGGCGCGCGACATCCTGAAACGGTACTGTGCCGAGTGCCACACCGGGAGCCTCGATCCGGGCGCGAGCAAACTGAAGCTGATGGACCACAAGCAAGTGGTCTCGAAGGCGCCCCCGATCCCGTTCGCGACCCCGGACGGGCGCTCGCTGATTCTCAACCTCGTCAAAGACGGCTCGATGCCGCCCGCGAACCGGCCGGGACCGAACGCGGACGAAATCGAGATCCTCGAAAAGTGGGTAAGCGCGAAGGCGCCCGCATACCCAATCGCGTTCGACGAGAGCACTACGCTTACGACGATTGCTGACGACTTCGCGAGCGCGAGTGAGGCCGTGAAAGCCGGCGAACCAGGCGAGTACCTCCGTTACGTTTCGTTCGCGCACCTCATCAAAGATAAAGAGTCGTTACCGAACTTGATCGTTGCGGAGCAACAGTTGCGCGACGCGCTAGCGCTGGCGACCGGGAACCCGGCGAGCCTGGAGCCGATCGACGCCACCGCGACTACCTTTCGCATCGACATCCGGAAACTCGGTTGGCACACCAACGATCTGTTCAACAAGATGGAGGGTCGAACGGTTGGAGGGGTGTTCCGCTTTCAGCTCTTTGATCTGATTCTGCTGGAGTACCCACACGCGCGTGAACTGGCCGCTAATGACCCGTTGGCCACACGTCTCACTAAGCTGATCGCACGTGGGAGTCAGATTCGGCCGGTGCCGTACATTCGTGCTGATTGGCTCGCCGGGGCACTCGTGGACGGGAACCTTCTCTCTCGGGCACTCGGGCGCAGTTGGGAACTCACGCCGCTGGCTGTCGATCTCAAGGCGCTTGTCGCGCTCGAACGGGGACTGGCTCAAAAGGCCGAAGAGTTGGTCGGGCCGGTCGCGAAACCGTTCGCCCGCGCACGATCCGTCGCTGTGCCCGAAACGGCCGAGGGGCGTGCGCCGATTCCTCTCTCCGCGTGGTACGTGGGTGATGTGACGCCGGCCAAACCTCCGTTTGTGCTCAAGGCTGAACTCGTTGTGGACAACAAAGTGGTCACTAGGGTCAAGGAAGGTGAGTCGTTCCAGTTGAGGGTGTCTTGCGACCGGACCGTTTTCTTTACACTGCTCATGATTCAGGCGGACGGGGACGTGCGAATGCAGGCGCTGCAGGGCGGAACCGTACTCAAGGCGGATACCGAACGCACCCTCACGCCGAACGGGAAGGGGTTCGTGATTTCGAGCATCCTCACCGGCGGTGACACGGGGACCGAATACTTCGTTCTGCTCGCGTCCGAAACCGAATTCCCGCTCCCAACAGTGATTCAGAGCAAGCACCCCGAGAGGCCCGTCCGACGCTTTTTGTTGAATCCCACCGCAAAAGAGGCATTCGACCCGAACGCGATGGTGCGGAGACTGGTTCCAATCGAGATAACGAGCAAATGA
- a CDS encoding caspase family protein, translated as MTANSLYFVIAAATFFVEPAAAQQFDRRAREEPEIVVEAGGRVGPCDVLRFTQDGKYLFAAGDDKVVRMWPHTVKDGLETDRAKVSTPRWRAWREQRGGIKAVDATADGAKVVVGGYGMKPSTVAVLDRATGDTLAITWPVSREGDANFNVVTAVAFHPDGNRVGFGTADGSLWIWDTTRLKKPDLDGRSAAPPARVGKHEPPKDRAATGGFNLPRLIYFPDNGTLVSVAQSGQVYSCPLANAGKDTPKQPPSGKELFNVNAAERDDARVYRAELIDDGKWLLIASVDEKVLLCSADGKKTIKLPLGAAQFPRSVAWCAKSRQLAIGVSGALPTGDGPRFYSEGNDQIWIYADPIAEPDLQPRKFQHAGRAEGLAFHPTEPQLAIAGGEADEVTLRKLADWDKPVSVVRGAGRRPWAVNVSENGKIVGVQVERDAKSLNPNARGTGAWTRFDLSRLKPTLDENQAWMNPRAEADGWTVVPHRENRFIWFAERTQGGKKESLQLLLNRGGDQAPTCFTFLPASNEHPTRVIVGHYYGCTLFELVPSRAKNGELSGTKIFTGHAGEVTSVVASKDQTWFATGGTDQTVAAWALKDWKGEPGLGAKFDEDGVCVAFVDAGSPAWEAGLRVGDVLDLLAVNKDVVFDRRGGAKIGTVASALEALKTPRPGIELFFGIAAKETTPRRDTLTTVRQRPLWKWFPAFDAQNRMNDWVVWMWHGSYYHTKTANGDRLVGWHVNHPEPSGRPAFYQLQQFEKLFHLPDVVEKLAVTGDVGAALVAVGGENPALVPFTKYEPAPVRVALKQLEVKEAGLPLTISMRARGTNPDLLPERVELWVNDHLVEKWPLPGKTLDSKKPFDEPFTIPANKFRVGDNQVTVLAFNAAGGRAEEMHLVRNAREETDANLLALLTAVNDYSDTRKNVAGARKFGDLKNAHDDANALSTELEKYAGPKLLYAKAKVDLQLDPERKTFAEELARIAATAKPDDTLVVFFAGHGDLLMPKDGALPKEGRGVLVGEGEFLFCCPNYSPLKPRATAYSAEELFAALAKINCRKIVLLDACHSGRTTTANVLRRCVPNGQGPMIIAACDWGEQSYEHPKYGHGLFTFALLDALDTKKGYRKADYDTDGALSPDELYGYVVSKLPSLLKGAGLKEPQTPVCFPHQLSKTPLLKR; from the coding sequence ATGACCGCGAACTCGCTCTACTTCGTCATCGCCGCTGCAACATTCTTCGTTGAGCCGGCCGCGGCGCAGCAGTTCGACCGGCGCGCGCGGGAGGAGCCGGAAATCGTCGTCGAGGCCGGCGGGCGCGTCGGGCCGTGCGACGTGTTGCGGTTCACACAGGACGGGAAGTACCTGTTCGCGGCCGGCGACGACAAGGTCGTGCGCATGTGGCCACACACGGTCAAGGACGGGCTCGAAACGGACCGGGCCAAAGTATCGACCCCGCGGTGGCGTGCGTGGCGCGAACAGCGCGGCGGGATCAAAGCGGTCGACGCAACGGCCGACGGTGCGAAGGTCGTGGTCGGCGGGTACGGCATGAAACCGAGCACGGTCGCGGTACTGGACCGCGCGACCGGGGACACGCTCGCCATCACGTGGCCAGTGTCGCGCGAGGGAGACGCGAACTTCAACGTGGTCACCGCAGTCGCGTTTCACCCGGACGGGAATCGCGTCGGGTTCGGTACCGCTGATGGTAGCCTGTGGATCTGGGACACCACGCGATTGAAGAAGCCGGACCTGGATGGCCGCAGTGCTGCGCCGCCCGCGCGAGTGGGTAAGCACGAACCACCGAAAGATCGCGCCGCGACCGGAGGATTCAACCTTCCGCGGCTCATCTACTTCCCCGACAACGGCACGCTCGTTTCGGTCGCTCAGAGCGGGCAAGTATATTCGTGTCCGCTGGCGAACGCGGGCAAGGACACCCCCAAGCAACCACCGTCGGGGAAAGAACTCTTCAACGTGAACGCGGCGGAACGGGACGACGCCCGCGTTTACCGCGCGGAACTCATCGACGACGGGAAGTGGCTGCTGATCGCGAGCGTCGATGAGAAGGTTCTGCTGTGCAGTGCGGACGGCAAGAAAACGATCAAGCTGCCACTCGGTGCCGCTCAATTCCCGCGAAGCGTGGCGTGGTGTGCGAAGTCGCGACAACTCGCGATCGGAGTTAGTGGCGCGCTCCCGACGGGGGACGGCCCGCGGTTCTATTCCGAAGGGAACGACCAAATCTGGATCTATGCGGACCCAATCGCGGAACCAGACCTGCAACCCCGCAAGTTCCAGCACGCGGGTCGGGCCGAAGGGCTCGCGTTCCATCCGACCGAACCGCAACTCGCGATTGCCGGCGGCGAAGCCGACGAGGTCACACTGCGGAAGCTCGCCGATTGGGACAAACCGGTGAGCGTGGTTCGCGGGGCGGGACGCCGACCGTGGGCCGTCAATGTGTCCGAAAACGGGAAGATCGTCGGTGTGCAGGTCGAACGCGACGCGAAGTCTCTCAACCCGAACGCCCGCGGAACCGGTGCGTGGACGCGGTTCGACCTCTCACGCCTCAAACCGACACTCGACGAGAACCAAGCCTGGATGAATCCGCGTGCGGAGGCCGATGGGTGGACCGTCGTGCCGCACCGCGAGAACCGGTTCATCTGGTTCGCGGAGCGCACGCAAGGGGGCAAGAAAGAGAGCTTGCAACTCCTGTTGAATCGAGGCGGCGATCAGGCCCCGACGTGTTTCACGTTCCTTCCCGCGTCGAACGAGCACCCGACGCGCGTGATCGTCGGGCACTACTACGGCTGCACGCTATTCGAGTTGGTGCCGAGCCGCGCGAAAAACGGCGAGCTTTCGGGTACCAAGATCTTCACCGGGCACGCGGGCGAGGTCACGTCGGTCGTGGCGTCGAAGGACCAGACGTGGTTCGCCACCGGCGGAACGGACCAGACGGTTGCGGCGTGGGCGCTGAAGGACTGGAAAGGTGAACCGGGCCTCGGGGCGAAGTTCGACGAGGACGGCGTGTGCGTCGCTTTCGTGGATGCGGGTTCACCCGCGTGGGAAGCAGGGCTCCGCGTCGGCGACGTTCTCGACTTGCTCGCGGTGAATAAGGACGTCGTGTTCGACCGGCGCGGCGGAGCGAAAATCGGGACTGTAGCGTCTGCACTGGAGGCACTCAAGACGCCGCGCCCGGGCATCGAACTGTTCTTCGGGATCGCGGCGAAGGAGACCACTCCGCGCCGGGACACGCTCACCACCGTGCGCCAGCGCCCGCTGTGGAAGTGGTTTCCCGCATTCGACGCCCAGAACCGGATGAACGACTGGGTCGTGTGGATGTGGCACGGTTCGTACTATCACACGAAAACCGCCAACGGCGACCGACTCGTCGGCTGGCACGTCAACCACCCCGAACCGAGTGGGCGCCCGGCGTTCTACCAGCTCCAGCAGTTCGAGAAATTGTTCCACCTGCCCGACGTCGTCGAAAAGCTCGCTGTCACGGGCGATGTTGGGGCCGCGCTCGTGGCGGTGGGCGGCGAAAATCCGGCGCTCGTGCCGTTCACGAAGTATGAACCGGCGCCCGTGCGCGTCGCGCTCAAGCAACTTGAGGTCAAAGAAGCGGGCCTCCCGCTCACGATCTCGATGCGCGCTCGCGGGACGAACCCGGATTTGTTGCCCGAGCGCGTCGAATTGTGGGTGAACGACCACTTGGTGGAGAAGTGGCCGCTCCCCGGGAAGACGCTCGATTCCAAGAAACCGTTCGACGAGCCGTTCACCATCCCCGCAAACAAGTTCCGCGTGGGTGATAACCAGGTCACGGTGCTCGCGTTCAACGCGGCCGGCGGGCGGGCCGAGGAAATGCACCTCGTGCGGAACGCGCGCGAGGAAACGGACGCGAACCTGCTCGCGCTGCTCACTGCCGTCAACGACTACTCCGACACGCGAAAGAACGTGGCCGGCGCGCGGAAGTTCGGTGATCTCAAGAACGCGCACGACGACGCGAACGCACTCAGCACGGAGCTGGAGAAGTACGCCGGACCGAAGCTCCTGTACGCGAAGGCAAAAGTCGACCTGCAACTCGACCCGGAGCGCAAGACCTTTGCCGAAGAACTCGCGCGGATCGCTGCTACCGCGAAGCCGGACGATACGCTCGTTGTGTTCTTCGCGGGCCACGGCGACCTGCTCATGCCGAAGGACGGGGCTCTCCCGAAAGAGGGAAGGGGAGTGCTCGTGGGGGAAGGGGAGTTCCTGTTCTGTTGCCCCAATTACTCGCCCCTGAAGCCACGCGCGACCGCGTATTCGGCGGAAGAACTGTTCGCCGCGCTCGCGAAGATCAATTGCCGGAAAATCGTGCTCCTCGATGCCTGTCACTCGGGGCGGACGACTACGGCGAACGTGCTCCGCCGGTGCGTCCCGAACGGGCAGGGACCGATGATTATCGCCGCGTGTGATTGGGGCGAGCAGTCCTACGAGCACCCGAAGTATGGGCACGGCCTGTTCACGTTCGCGCTGCTCGATGCGCTCGACACGAAAAAGGGGTACCGTAAAGCGGACTACGATACCGACGGGGCGCTTTCGCCGGATGAACTGTACGGTTATGTTGTGTCGAAACTGCCGAGCCTCTTGAAGGGCGCCGGGCTGAAGGAACCACAAACACCGGTGTGCTTCCCGCACCAGTTGTCGAAGACCCCGTTGCTGAAGCGGTAA